One segment of Clostridium ljungdahlii DSM 13528 DNA contains the following:
- a CDS encoding GreA/GreB family elongation factor — translation MKNILTQENIDKLREELDYRMTVKRAEIAKEKLVAAAHGDRSENAEYKEACANYRENDNRIQYLLSMISTATVIDVKSADKSVIGVNSKFKIKFVEDEDEEIVSLVTTIDADPENMLISIESDLGKALVGKKVGDTVEVDAPSEKYTVEILEML, via the coding sequence ATGAAGAATATACTGACACAAGAAAATATTGACAAGTTAAGAGAAGAATTAGACTATAGAATGACTGTAAAAAGGGCCGAAATAGCAAAGGAAAAATTAGTAGCTGCTGCACATGGTGATAGGTCTGAAAATGCAGAGTATAAAGAAGCCTGTGCAAACTACAGAGAAAATGACAATAGAATCCAGTATCTATTAAGTATGATTTCAACTGCAACTGTAATAGATGTTAAAAGTGCGGATAAATCGGTAATAGGTGTTAATAGTAAATTTAAAATTAAATTTGTAGAGGATGAAGATGAAGAAATTGTATCATTAGTAACTACTATAGATGCTGACCCAGAAAATATGCTTATAAGCATAGAGTCGGATTTAGGAAAAGCATTAGTAGGAAAAAAAGTTGGAGATACAGTTGAAGTTGATGCTCCAAGTGAAAAATATACGGTAGAAATATTAGAAATGCTATAG
- a CDS encoding phosphoribosyltransferase, with protein sequence MFVDRKDAGKKLAVELEKFKDESPIVLAIPRGGIVTAYETIKKFGFEWDLIIPRKIGSPRNKEVAIGAVSSDGTYLLNEGSINVLNISEDYIGKEISKQIKEIKRRLNKYKGNENFPDVKNRTVIIIDDGIATGFTIQAAIKSIKKHAAKKIILAVPVAPRDTISLLKKFVDEVICLFIPDEFYAVGLHYKNFEQTTDEEVFTIMRELEKR encoded by the coding sequence ATGTTTGTAGATAGAAAAGATGCTGGGAAAAAACTTGCTGTAGAGCTTGAAAAATTTAAAGATGAAAGCCCTATTGTTCTTGCCATTCCAAGAGGAGGAATAGTAACAGCTTATGAAACTATAAAAAAATTTGGATTCGAATGGGATTTAATCATTCCAAGGAAAATAGGTTCACCTCGTAATAAAGAAGTTGCCATTGGTGCTGTATCTTCAGATGGAACCTATCTTTTGAATGAAGGTTCTATAAATGTGCTAAATATATCTGAAGATTATATAGGAAAGGAAATATCTAAGCAAATAAAAGAAATTAAAAGGAGATTAAATAAATATAAAGGAAATGAAAATTTTCCTGATGTAAAAAATAGAACAGTAATAATTATTGATGATGGAATTGCAACGGGTTTTACAATACAGGCCGCTATAAAGTCAATCAAAAAACACGCTGCAAAAAAAATCATTCTAGCTGTACCAGTAGCTCCACGAGATACAATTTCTTTATTGAAGAAATTTGTAGATGAAGTTATATGCCTATTTATACCCGATGAATTTTATGCTGTAGGCTTACATTATAAAAACTTTGAACAAACTACTGATGAGGAAGTCTTTACTATAATGCGTGAATTAGAAAAGAGATAA